In Paenibacillus sonchi, the genomic stretch TGAAAACACGCAAACTAGGCAACAGTGAAATTACAGTATCGTCGATTGGTTTAGGACTTATGGGAATGTCTGGTTTATATGGTCACAGTAATGACGAACAGTCGATACAAACAATTCAGAGAGCAATAGACCTCGGTGTTAATCTCTTAGATACTGCAGATGTTTATGGAAATGGGCATAACGAAGAATTACTCGGACGAGCATTAAAAGGTCGGCGAGAGCAAGCGATTGTTGCTACCAAATTCGCACATGGACCGAACTTCCAAGGAGTTAACGGTCATCCGGACTATGTTAAAAAAGCGGTAGAAGATAGCCTGCTCCGATTAGATATCGACTATATTGATCTTTATTATCAACATCGTGTTGATCCTAACGTACCTATCGAAGAAACAGTTGGAGCGATGGCAGACCTCGTTAAGGAAGGTAAAGTGCGCTATCTTGGCCTATCCGAAGCATCAGCACAAACTATAAGACGTGCTCATGCTGTACATCCTATATCTGCGCTACAAACCGAATACTCCCTTTGGAGTAGAGATGTAGAGGCCGAAATTCTACCTGTTGTCAACGAATTGGGAATCACATTTGTTGCTTATAGTCCTTTAAGTCGTGGATTTATATCCGGAGAACTACGCAAATTTGAGGATCTTGCAGAGGACGATGTCCGTAGATATTTACCACGATTCCAAAAAGAGAATTTCCAAAAGAACGTGGATATCGTTGATGAGATTACAAAGATCGCCAAAGAAAAAGGCAGTACACCATCGCAACTGGCATTGGCATGGTCATTAGCAAAAGGAGCACTTCCAATCCCTGGAACGAGACGAGTTAGTTTTCTAGAGGAAAATGCAGGAGCTTCGGACATTGTGCTAACTCCAGATGACTTAGCGCGTATTGAAGCTGTTAGCCCTCAGTCTGCTGTTCAAGGTGGTAGATACGATGATATCAGCATGAAAGGTTTAAATATTTGAAGGTAAAGTTAGTTTAATGACACCAGCGGCAGTCTAAGACTTTATTATAGAAGTCTTGGTACGCCGCTGTTTCTTTTAATACAACAATCTAAAACTCATTATTCATTGAACAATTACCGAGCAGCTAAGGTGGTCCCGAATTGCAATATCTTGATCGTGATTGCCGAATCCGGAACCATAGAGAGTCACTCCTCCTACGTTTACAGCCTGCTTGTCATCCACGCACGAAGCGTCAAGAACGAATCCTGCAGCTTAATATCCTCGAGGGTTACCTCTGACATACATTCTTCATGTGCAAGGCCCAGAGTGAGTAAAGAAAACTGGCCGCTTAACGCATTCGCAGATGTTTTGGAGTGACACCAAAGGCTTTTTTAAACATTCGGTCAAAATACCCCACGGTTTCAAATCCGGTCATTTCGGCAACTTCCGAAACGGTATTCCCCGTAGTCAGCATTAATTCTCTAGCCTTATTCAACCTGAACTGAATTAGATAGTCCACAGGAGAAGTATCCGTCCCTTCCTTAAAGCAGCGCAACGCCTCGCTTTTACTTACCTTTGCAGCAGATGCAATATCCAAAAGGCGAAGTTTCTCCCTATAGTTCTCATAAATGTACTCCAGCATCATCCGCAGCCGTGCCTGAGTGTTCAGAAAACTAGGTGTTTGTGGCAATTCCATGCAGGAGTGCCGATGTAAGTACAAACTGCGCCATATGGACGCGATACCAATCTGAACGTCAATCTCTTTTGTTTCTTCCCCTGAATTCAATAGATGGAAGACAGTCTGCAAATTTCGTATGATCTCTTCTTGCCAATGAATACGGCTGCTCAAATATAAGCATGAAATGGAGGAGTACAGAAGGGGTTGTACAAATTTTTGGTATACCGTCTGATTACCACCCGACACTAACTCCGGAGAAAACACGATGTTGGGCACAATCGCTCTCCTACTAGCTTTATAACCGTGAATAATCCTCGTATTTATGAAAATCCCATCTCCTTCGCTGAGCGGCACGGACTTTTCGCCTATCCAATAGTCCGCATGCCCTTCCTGGATGAAAGCAAATTCCACTTCATCATGCCAGTGGCGGTTAATGCAGTGATTTGAAAACTGTGCGGTATCGTCTACATAATATTCAATCGGAAATTGCCGGGAGCCGTGTGTTGCCATCTCCTTCATTTGTTCGTCCGTGACTACCACAACTCTCCCCCCTTTTGGCGATATAGTACTACATTATGAATTAATTATGCAAGAAAAACACTATTTCTCTGTGATATATTTGAACTCGTGTTCAGAAATTTCCCTGGACTCCCGTTTTCGACAACATCGCAGGAGGGTACTATGGCAAGACTTCTATTATTGATTATCTTCATTGCATTTATCAGCTTGGGGATCCCAGATTCACTTTTTGGCACAGCTTGGCCAGCCATTAACCAAGAGTTCGGATTACCGGTTTCGGCAGCAGGATACGTCACATTCGCCATTTCTGGATGTACAATCATTTCGAGTTTGATTAGCGCTAAGGTGATTAACAAGTACGGTACCGGCAAGGTCACTGCAATCAGCGTCATTATGACTGCTGCTGCACTGCTGGGCTTCGCTTATTCATCGAATATACTATGGTTGTGCCTGTTTGCTCTTCCGCTCGGACTGGGAGCTGGAGCTGTAGATTCGGGGCTCAACAACTACGTGGCGCTCCATTATAAAGCCAGCCATATGAATCTTCTGCATTGCTTTTATGGTGTCGGGGTTTCCATCAGTCCTTATCTGATGTCACTTTCGCTTTCTGAACAGAACAACTGGCGGGAAGGTTATTACACGGTTTCTCTGATTCAGGGTGTTATCGCACTCATCGTCTTGCTAACCTTGCCTGTATGGAAGAAAGCTAACCGGAGCCTTCAAGAAGACAGGGGGAATGTATCCAAAACAGTCAGTCTTGCCTATCTGTTTAGGCTACCTTCAGCAAGAGCGGCATGGATGACCTTTATCAGTTCCTGTGCAATCGAGACAACCGCAGGCATCTGGGGAAGCACTTTCCTGGTACATACCAAAGGCTTGTCCGTAGAAAGTGCAGCCAAATACCTCACCTTGTATTATATAGGGATGACAGCAGGAAGACTGCTCTCTGGTCTCCTAGCAGATAAGCTGTCGAGCTGGAAATTGATCCACATTGGACAAAGCATCCTAGCCGCCGCGCTAATAACACTTATGCTACCCATTCAATCAGAATTCTCTGCTTTCGCCCTGTTCATGGTCGGTTTTGGAATCGCGCCTATTTTCCCCAACCTCACCCATCTGACACCAGCAAATTTCGGAAAAGACATCTCACAGTCGATGATGGGAGCCCAGATGGCTGCCTCCTATGTGGGGATTACAATAATGCCGCCACTGTTTGGTTTACTGGCGCAAGGGATTGGTATGAAGTTATTCCCCTATTATCTGGCGGCTCTATTCGTAATCATGATCTTGTCGATAACAACACTAATAAGAAGATTGAAAAAACAAAACCTATATGCTCCCGCCAAAAAGTAAAAAAATCCAAGGGATAAACCCTTTTGTCACCAATACAAAACAAATTTAACATGGGTTCTGATAGTTGAAGCATACAAATGAGACGAAGCGGAGAATCCAGCTTCGTCTTATTTCTTTTACAACTGTTGTCATTTTATATAGCTTAACTGTTCATCCATCTGATCCAGCAATTCTGCTGGCAGTGAATAGATCGCAGCCAGATCCCGGAGGGAGGACACACCTACGGAAGCGCCCAGATCATTCGGATTAATTCCAGCCTGTTCAGATATCATTGTCCGGATTAAGGATGCAGCCTCATCGTGGCGCAGCAGCTCAACCAGCGGGGTTCTTGTGCTCATTTCCCTCAAATAACTCTTTGACGGCAGGTAGTGGATTGAATAGCTGCCGCTCTGCAATTCCAGCCGTACCTCTTCTCCCTGCTGCTCACCGGTGATGCCGGCCTGCTCCCAAGTAAGACCGTTGACCTCTATATCCTTTAAATGGGTATGGGTAATCGAACGCGGGCTGATGCGTTAAAAGGTATTTCGAAATTGAAGCCTAAATGCCCTTGCTCATTGATATCCCAGCCACGCTGCGATACATCCATTCCACAATTGCGCCGTAGGCATAATGGTTCAAGGAATTCATACCTGTACCGCTAATCGTTCCGTCCGGTAGGATGGAATTCCACCGTTCCCAAATGGTCGTTGCACCCAGCTTCACGGCATTAAAGCCAGCTCGGGTAATCGTCATTGAGCAAAAGGGTATAAGCAAGATCGTTGCAGCCATGGGTTGTCAGTACATGATTTAAGTAAGGTGTCCCGACAAACCCTGTTTTCAGATGATTGCGGTCTGCTTTTAACCGCATGCGCAGAGCCTCAACAACTTTGCCGCTGTACCCCTTCAACCGCCATCCCTGGTTGATAGGCTCCGGTACCAATTGATGCTGCAATCTGGTCATGGCATCCGGATACGATGATGATATTTCTGCCGATGCCCAGTTCCTCCGCCACCGAGCTTCTAATCTTCCCGGCAATAGTACCAATCTGAACCGGATTGGGCATCCAAGCCTTGTCGATACCGGCATATTCCAGAATAGCTTCATCCCACTTCAGATGATTGATATCAAAAGCCATCGTCCGGCTGGCCAGAGAGTAATCCATCTGCTGCACACCGCTCAGCATATAGACGATAAAATCGCCGAAACAGCAAATGCCTTGGCATTCTGTTGCCTGACCCGGCCGTTGTTCGCGAGAATACATCAGCTTGGAAACGCTGTACATCGGATTCGGATTCAAGCCCGTCGTTCGGGTTATATACGCTTTGCCAAAATGATTGGTCAAGCGGTCGCATTGCTCTTGACCATCGGGATGCGTATATAACAGAGAAGGAGCCATGGGCTCCATTTGGTGGTTCAGCCATATAGCAGCTTCTCCGAAGGAAGTCACTCCGATCGCTTCTAGAGGTACCTGGATCTGAAGTGCCGCTTCCCGCAAAACATCTTTGGTATAACTCCATACCATTTCCGCATCCAGAGTGTGTTTATCCGTCTGCTCTGTAGGGTACTCTTTATAGGCTTCACCCAGAAAGTGTCCTTCCCGGTTATAGATCGTACATTTGCATCCGGTCGTCCCGATATCAATTCCCGCAATAGCCATTGTTGTTCACCTCCATTTATAGCAAATTTGCTTTGCTCCTTGATGATCTTAACATTTGATCTATTAATCGAAATAGTAATATTCGTTCCGATAAATAGTCATTTTGTTTATAGGCAACCTTAATTCGCAAACAAAAAAACAAAACCGCCCCGGGCAGCTGTTGTATGGCTGCCCGGGGCGGTTTCTAATTCATAAATTCGTTATTTCAGTGAATTCGTAAACTTACATTTAATATATTGGTTACACAAAATTGCAGGTCAGCCAAGGTTATGCTCTCTCCCCTGCTTCAATGGCCGAAACAATATCATCGATATTCTGTTGAGACCCCGGCATTTGCAAGTCATTTCCTGCTTTAATGCATAGCGGACTGGAGGATATAGGATACTTATGAATCTCATCAGTCAGTTTATTGGAAGTGTACCAATCGGTCATTACAACCCCCGCAAAGCCCCATTCATCTCTTGCAGCGGATTGAATTAAATCAAAATGATTGGCTGCATGCGTCCCATTAATCAGATTGTAGGACGTCATAATGGACAAAGGTCTTGATTCTTTCACTGCGATTTCAAAACCTTTAAGATAAATTTCACGTAACGTCCGTTCACTGACATGCGCATTAGTAAACATTCGATTATCTTCATGGTTATTCGCAGCAAAATGCTTTAATGTCGTACCCTGACCGGGATAGTATTGTACCCCTCTTGTTTCAGCTGCTGCACATTTTCCTGTAAGCAACGGATCTTCAGAATAATATTCAAAATTACGTCCGCACAAAGGATTTCTGTGTATATTCATGCCAGGAGCCAACCAAAGGTGGACATGGAATTCCTGCATTTCCTTTCCGACAATCTTGCCAATGTGCTCAATTAAGTTCATATCCCATGATTGAGCAAGTGAAGTCGCAACCGGGATAGCTGTACAGTACTGATAATAATCCACTGATCCTTCCGGTCCTGCTTCGGGGAGTGGATTATAATCAAATCCCATAATTTCTCCGCCAGGCAGCAATTCTCTGTCTGCAGTTGCTCTGAAATGGGGTGTTAGCCGTAAGCCTGCCGGCCCATCGGCCAGAACTATACTTCTAATCCCTCTATCTTCCAGTGTCGCAGTTTCTCCGCCAGCTCCTGGTACAGTAATTGCTGCATTAGCGACGACAGTTGCCCGGCCTCCCGAGGTTCCCACACAAAGCTCCGCCATTTCTTGTACAGTAAGCTGGGCTATTAGCTCTTCTGAAGTAAATTGTTTATTTTTAACTTCATCAATTGTAATTTTGACATCCGGATACTGATCAAGGTATGTGGGTCTTTCGCTTTGATACTTTATTAACTGAAGCAGAATCTCAGATGGATCTAGGGTCAATATTTTTGCATTTTCTTTTTCAAACGCTTCGGAGGCATAAGAATATGATGAGATGTTTCGGGAACTTATCTCTTCCATCGGTTCATCCATCGGGAACAGATTTTTTAACTGCACGGTTTTGACGGTGCTGGATAAATGTATCGCGGCTTCAATTTTAGTGTTTCTGGAGGCATTGCCCACACGGATATAATAGGTACCCGCTTCCATAACCCATGCCGCTTCCTTCTCACTATAGGATGCCATGCTGCTTACCGGAAAAGAAATGGTGAGTATCTCATCTCCTCCGGGGGCAAGCAATTGTGTTTTGGCAAACGCAGATAATTCTTGATATGGTTTTTCCAATGATCCAGCCGGAGCAGAGGTATAGATTTGTACAACTTCTCTGCCGGGATGAATTTTACCGATATTTTTAACCTCAACAGTAACCGATATATTCTCCTCATTCACCGTTATATCCAGCGTCTGGATTGAGAACTCTGTATACGCTTTCCCGTATCCAAAGCAATAGTTTGGCGTAATGTTGAACGTATCGAAATAGCGATAACCTACATAAATGCCTTCCGAGTAATATTCATCGTCTACATCTCCATTCATATGACTGTATGTATCGGAAGAAGGGTAGTCCAGATAGTTCGAGGCCCATGTATCAGTCAGCTTGCCGGATGGAACCGTCTTTCCGAACAAAACATCCGTTACTGCAAAACCGGTAATGTTTCCCAGCTGTCCGATCATCAGAATCGCATTAATCCCCTGAATTTGCAACAATTCCGTTGTATCTATAATCCCTCCAATGTTTAACAATAGAATAAACTTTTTGTAGGAGGCGGCAAGTAAACGAATTGCCTCTAGTTCTTCTTCTGCTAATTGAAATTCTCCCCTGGTATTATTTCTGTCTTTACCTTCTCCGGAATTTCTGGCCAAAACATAAACCGCAGTATCTGTACCGGATTCATGAATATCTTTGGTCGTTACTGCCTGTACATGCGGTTCCAGAAAAGGATTTTTCAAATAGTAAAGAACGCCGGCAGACGATCCGTATTGTTTTTTTACAGCTTCCAGCTTCTCTGTGTATGTTTGCTTGGCTTGTGCCACACACTGGTCGTATTCACCCAGCCAATTCTTAGTTGTCACAGTATAACCCGCTTTTTCCAAACCTTGTTCAATAGCCACAACCACTCTGGAATTGACATCCCCGGATCCGGTGCCCCCTTTTACAGTATGTCTTGCCCCATTTCCGAAGAGAGCTACTTTTTTTGTTTGGGCTGATAACGGCAACGTTCCATCATTCTCCAACAACACCATGCAGTTAGCTGCAAGCGCACGAATGGTTTCCATGTGCGTCTGTTCTCTTTTACTGATTTCTGGCGACGTTGGTGCATAAAATGTAGTCATTCAGATCCTCCTTTTTATCTTCAAAAGAATGCGCTTCCATCATACTGCTTTTACATGTTCCCAACTTGCATAAGTTTATGATTAAGTAGCTACAAATTTACGGTGAAAGTTCTAGCGGCTTTTCCTTGAAAAGAGTCGAAATTAACGGCTTCAACTGATATAGTTAAATATATAGATTGAGGGGAAGACAAATGAATGAAAAAGGAATTTGAAATTATAGACCACCCCAGTATCAAACATCTTAATATTTTCTTAGTGGATATGGACTATCGTACCTCTCATCTGCATAGGGAACTGGAAATTGATCTCGTGCTTGAAGGCAAACTGGACATTCATTCCAAGCAACAGGTCTATCGATTGAACCCTGACTCCTCTATACTGTTAAATACCAATCAGCCGCATGAAATCCGAACCTTAGAAAGCAAAACGACCATTTTATGCCTGCAGATTTCACCCCACTTTTGCAAAAACTATTTTCGGGGAATTTCCAATATTGTTTTTGATTCCGTAACTTTGGAGCAGCATATAACCGGAGATACCTATACATATATAAAATCCCTAATGATTGAAATGGCATGGCAGTATTTCGCAAGGCCAAAAGGCTTTGAATTTTCTTGCATGAGTATGCTGAATTTATTATTCGGGGTTCTTTTGAATAACCTGCCTTATCACCAAATTAGCGACGATGAAAAAAACAAAACTATGGTAAAGGTTGAACGTTTGACCCGGATATTAAATTATATCGATGAGCATTATACCCACAAAATCCGTCTGTCCGATATCGCAGAAAATGAAGGTCTTTCGATGACCTACCTATCCCAGTTTATCAAAGAGAATCTAAATCAATCCTTTCAGGATTATGTAAACAACCTTCGCTTCAGTTATGCTAAAAAACTTCTAGCTGAAGGTATGAAACTGCTAGATATCTGCTTGGAATGCGGGTTCTCCGATTATAGATACATGAATAAAGCTTTCCTTGATAACGTTGGCTGTACACCCGGTGAATACAAGAAAAAGGTTTTGAAGGACAACATCACAAGAAGTATACCAAGCCCTTTAAATACGGTGGAAAACTATTATTCTGAGCAGAATACGCTAAATCTCTTACAAAAGCTGCGCCAGAAACATCTTTCTGTTCTTCGTGAATGTCCTAATCCTTTGCTAGGAATATAAAAATAAACATCAAACATAAAAATCAGCGATTCTCCGTTTAAGAGAATCGCTGATTTTATTTTCGCCTAAAATAAGTGTCAAGCCTTGTTATAAGAATCAAACAAGTCCATTTTTTCCATGACTTTTTCTTTAATCGATTCAACCGTTGCCGGAATCAAATCAATCATTCCCTTGTTGAAAGAGGTGAAATGACGGAACATCGCTTCCACAGCAGCTGTGTTGATATCTGTAAAGATATTCACTTTGCTGATCCCTGACCGAATGGCTTGTTTAAAATCAGAATCGCTTAATCCGGAGCCCCCATGCAGAACCAAAGGAACGGAAGTCGTTCTATAGATCGTTTCTATTCTCTCAAAATCCAGCATAGGCGGACGTTTATAAGCTCCGTGTGCAGTTCCTACCGCGATGGCCAGGGCATCGATACCGGTTTGATCTACGAAATTCTTCGCTATTTTAGGATCCGTAAATAATGCGCTGGGATCCTCCGTTGCATGTTCACCTTCATATGAACCTTCATTATCGCCCACATGACCTAATTCCCCTTCAATAGTAGCGCCGAAGGAATGCGCGAGCTTCGCCATCTCTTTAACTTTACGGACATTCACATCATACGATTCCAGAGAACAATCATACATGATGGATGTAAATCCAAGCTCCAGCGCCTTTGCGCACGCACCCTCTGTCATACCGTGGTCCAAATGAATGGCGACCGGGACTTTGGCCTTCTTCGCCATAGGAATTAAATAGTAAGCTGCTTCCTCCAATGGACAGTAAGAGAAAAATACCTCCGCAGTCCCCATTATTACCGGAGAACTCGCTTGCTCCGCAGCTGCAATAATGCCTCTTGCCATTTCCAGATTCACAGCATTGAACATGCCTATACCATACTTCCCTTTTCGTGCCGGCAGCAAAACTTCGTTCATATTCACTAACATCTTCCCAACCCCCTCGTTTACATTACATTTGACAAATTTTTCGTTTTTCCCAACCACTATTAATTTTCTGCTGGAGCTCTTCAATTGCAAGTAATCCACTTAATGGATCAAACTCGGTTACACAGGAGGCCCCTGCCGCAGCAGCCAACTGAAGGCTTTGTTTAAGGGAGTATCCATTTAACATGGCGTACAAGAAAGCGGCGATACTCGTATCCCCGGCACCTGTTGCCGATACAAGGCGATCCGGAATATAGCTTTCTTCAAAATGCTCCAGTTCTGTCCATTCGGAAATGCACATATCCGGAATAGACAACTGGTTAAAAATATCTTCATTTTCTGCCCGGTAATACAATCCTAACGCACCGCATTTCAATAATAATACTTTTGCCCCCATACCCAGAATTTTATCGGCCAAAGGTTTTACGTCCTCGCTGATTGACAATATTTCAATGATGTCTTTTCCGGCAGCCCGTTGTTGCCAGTCGACGTATCGCTCATGGTCAATCATGTAACAGAGTTCTTCGATACTCGGAACAAAAATATCAACGTAAGGAAGTATCCTGCGCAGAATAGTTTCCCAGTCCACATGGCCTGCTTCAGACTTGGGATCCACAGCAGCCATATCCAGAGATGTAACAACCCCTATTTCTTTTACCATCTTAAATATCCGTATTAGCTGCTCGCCTTCATGTTCATACATCCGCTTCATCAACGGCGGATAGCCGAAATGGAACAAATTCGCTTCCTTGATAGCATCCAGAGAGAGGTCCTCATAAGTAAAGGTATTGT encodes the following:
- a CDS encoding ketose-bisphosphate aldolase, yielding MLVNMNEVLLPARKGKYGIGMFNAVNLEMARGIIAAAEQASSPVIMGTAEVFFSYCPLEEAAYYLIPMAKKAKVPVAIHLDHGMTEGACAKALELGFTSIMYDCSLESYDVNVRKVKEMAKLAHSFGATIEGELGHVGDNEGSYEGEHATEDPSALFTDPKIAKNFVDQTGIDALAIAVGTAHGAYKRPPMLDFERIETIYRTTSVPLVLHGGSGLSDSDFKQAIRSGISKVNIFTDINTAAVEAMFRHFTSFNKGMIDLIPATVESIKEKVMEKMDLFDSYNKA
- a CDS encoding glycoside hydrolase family 3 protein — its product is MTTFYAPTSPEISKREQTHMETIRALAANCMVLLENDGTLPLSAQTKKVALFGNGARHTVKGGTGSGDVNSRVVVAIEQGLEKAGYTVTTKNWLGEYDQCVAQAKQTYTEKLEAVKKQYGSSAGVLYYLKNPFLEPHVQAVTTKDIHESGTDTAVYVLARNSGEGKDRNNTRGEFQLAEEELEAIRLLAASYKKFILLLNIGGIIDTTELLQIQGINAILMIGQLGNITGFAVTDVLFGKTVPSGKLTDTWASNYLDYPSSDTYSHMNGDVDDEYYSEGIYVGYRYFDTFNITPNYCFGYGKAYTEFSIQTLDITVNEENISVTVEVKNIGKIHPGREVVQIYTSAPAGSLEKPYQELSAFAKTQLLAPGGDEILTISFPVSSMASYSEKEAAWVMEAGTYYIRVGNASRNTKIEAAIHLSSTVKTVQLKNLFPMDEPMEEISSRNISSYSYASEAFEKENAKILTLDPSEILLQLIKYQSERPTYLDQYPDVKITIDEVKNKQFTSEELIAQLTVQEMAELCVGTSGGRATVVANAAITVPGAGGETATLEDRGIRSIVLADGPAGLRLTPHFRATADRELLPGGEIMGFDYNPLPEAGPEGSVDYYQYCTAIPVATSLAQSWDMNLIEHIGKIVGKEMQEFHVHLWLAPGMNIHRNPLCGRNFEYYSEDPLLTGKCAAAETRGVQYYPGQGTTLKHFAANNHEDNRMFTNAHVSERTLREIYLKGFEIAVKESRPLSIMTSYNLINGTHAANHFDLIQSAARDEWGFAGVVMTDWYTSNKLTDEIHKYPISSSPLCIKAGNDLQMPGSQQNIDDIVSAIEAGERA
- a CDS encoding aldo/keto reductase, whose amino-acid sequence is MKTRKLGNSEITVSSIGLGLMGMSGLYGHSNDEQSIQTIQRAIDLGVNLLDTADVYGNGHNEELLGRALKGRREQAIVATKFAHGPNFQGVNGHPDYVKKAVEDSLLRLDIDYIDLYYQHRVDPNVPIEETVGAMADLVKEGKVRYLGLSEASAQTIRRAHAVHPISALQTEYSLWSRDVEAEILPVVNELGITFVAYSPLSRGFISGELRKFEDLAEDDVRRYLPRFQKENFQKNVDIVDEITKIAKEKGSTPSQLALAWSLAKGALPIPGTRRVSFLEENAGASDIVLTPDDLARIEAVSPQSAVQGGRYDDISMKGLNI
- a CDS encoding AraC family transcriptional regulator, producing MVVTDEQMKEMATHGSRQFPIEYYVDDTAQFSNHCINRHWHDEVEFAFIQEGHADYWIGEKSVPLSEGDGIFINTRIIHGYKASRRAIVPNIVFSPELVSGGNQTVYQKFVQPLLYSSISCLYLSSRIHWQEEIIRNLQTVFHLLNSGEETKEIDVQIGIASIWRSLYLHRHSCMELPQTPSFLNTQARLRMMLEYIYENYREKLRLLDIASAAKVSKSEALRCFKEGTDTSPVDYLIQFRLNKARELMLTTGNTVSEVAEMTGFETVGYFDRMFKKAFGVTPKHLRMR
- a CDS encoding carbohydrate kinase family protein produces the protein MPHKKKVVVAGHVCLDITPKFPLDKNSNLNDILLPGKLVHMQGADIHTGGVVANTGLALNLFGANVSLNGKIGQDAFGKLVLDLLNDYVDTSYMAVSNDSNTSYTIVLAAPGVDRIFLHSPGSNNTFTYEDLSLDAIKEANLFHFGYPPLMKRMYEHEGEQLIRIFKMVKEIGVVTSLDMAAVDPKSEAGHVDWETILRRILPYVDIFVPSIEELCYMIDHERYVDWQQRAAGKDIIEILSISEDVKPLADKILGMGAKVLLLKCGALGLYYRAENEDIFNQLSIPDMCISEWTELEHFEESYIPDRLVSATGAGDTSIAAFLYAMLNGYSLKQSLQLAAAAGASCVTEFDPLSGLLAIEELQQKINSGWEKRKICQM
- a CDS encoding FGGY-family carbohydrate kinase → MAIAGIDIGTTGCKCTIYNREGHFLGEAYKEYPTEQTDKHTLDAEMVWSYTKDVLREAALQIQVPLEAIGVTSFGEAAIWLNHQMEPMAPSLLYTHPDGQEQCDRLTNHFGKAYITRTTGLNPNPMYSVSKLMYSREQRPGQATECQGICCFGDFIVYMLSGVQQMDYSLASRTMAFDINHLKWDEAILEYAGIDKAWMPNPVQIGTIAGKIRSSVAEELGIGRNIIIVSGCHDQIAASIGTGAYQPGMAVEGVQRQSC
- a CDS encoding AraC family transcriptional regulator, whose amino-acid sequence is MKKEFEIIDHPSIKHLNIFLVDMDYRTSHLHRELEIDLVLEGKLDIHSKQQVYRLNPDSSILLNTNQPHEIRTLESKTTILCLQISPHFCKNYFRGISNIVFDSVTLEQHITGDTYTYIKSLMIEMAWQYFARPKGFEFSCMSMLNLLFGVLLNNLPYHQISDDEKNKTMVKVERLTRILNYIDEHYTHKIRLSDIAENEGLSMTYLSQFIKENLNQSFQDYVNNLRFSYAKKLLAEGMKLLDICLECGFSDYRYMNKAFLDNVGCTPGEYKKKVLKDNITRSIPSPLNTVENYYSEQNTLNLLQKLRQKHLSVLRECPNPLLGI
- a CDS encoding MFS transporter, which encodes MARLLLLIIFIAFISLGIPDSLFGTAWPAINQEFGLPVSAAGYVTFAISGCTIISSLISAKVINKYGTGKVTAISVIMTAAALLGFAYSSNILWLCLFALPLGLGAGAVDSGLNNYVALHYKASHMNLLHCFYGVGVSISPYLMSLSLSEQNNWREGYYTVSLIQGVIALIVLLTLPVWKKANRSLQEDRGNVSKTVSLAYLFRLPSARAAWMTFISSCAIETTAGIWGSTFLVHTKGLSVESAAKYLTLYYIGMTAGRLLSGLLADKLSSWKLIHIGQSILAAALITLMLPIQSEFSAFALFMVGFGIAPIFPNLTHLTPANFGKDISQSMMGAQMAASYVGITIMPPLFGLLAQGIGMKLFPYYLAALFVIMILSITTLIRRLKKQNLYAPAKK